A single window of Onychomys torridus chromosome 8, mOncTor1.1, whole genome shotgun sequence DNA harbors:
- the Gcgr gene encoding glucagon receptor, which translates to MPLTQLHSPHLLLLLLCLPKVPSAQVMDFLFEKWKLYGDQCHHNLSLLPPPTELVCNRTFDKYSCWPDTPPNTTANISCPWYLPWYHKVQHRLVFKRCGPDGQWVRGPRGQPWRNASQCQMDDEEIKVQKEVAKMYSSYQVMYTVGYSLSLGALLLALVILLGLRKLHCTRNYIHGNLFASFVLKAGSVLVIDWLLKTRYSQKIGDDLSVSIWLSDGAVAGCRVATVIMQYGIIANYCWLLVEGVYLYSLLSLATFPEKSFFSLYLGIGWGAPLLFVIPWVVVKCLFENVQCWTSNDNMGFWWILRIPVFLAILINFFIFVRIINLLVAKLRAHQMHYADYKFRLARSTLTLIPLLGVHEVVFALVTDEHAQGTLRSTKLFFDLFLSSFQGLLVAVLYCFLNKEVQAELLRRWRRWREGKALKDEQMAISHGSHMAPAGSSPGDPSEKLELVSAGSSNGTGHHEASVEISFASSLSGLADSHT; encoded by the exons ATGCCTCTCACCCAGCTCCATAGTccccacctgctgctgctgctgctgtgcctg CCAAAGGTACCCTCTGCCCAGGTAATGGACTTCTTGTTTGAGAAATGGAAGCTGTATGGTGACCAGTGCCACCACAACCTGAGCCTGCTGCCTCCACCGACCG AGCTCGTCTGTAATAGAACCTTTGACAAGTACTCCTGCTGGCCTGACACCCCACCCAATACCACAGCTAACATCTCCTGCCCCTGGTACCTACCTTGGTACCACAAAG TGCAGCACCGCCTGGTGTTCAAGAGGTGTGGGCCTGATGGGCAGTGGGTGAGAGGGCCACGGGGGCAGCCATGGCGCAACGCCTCCCAGTGTCAGATGGATGATGAAGAGATCAAGGTCCAG AAGGAGGTGGCCAAGATGTATAGCAGCTACCAGGTGATGTACACTGTGGGCTACAGTCTGTCCCTTGGGGCCCTGCTCCTTGCCCTGGTCATCCTGCTGGGCCTCAG GAAGCTGCACTGCACCCGAAACTATATCCATGGGAACCTGTTTGCATCCTTTGTGCTCAAGGCTGGCTCTGTGCTGGTCATTGATTGGCTGCTCAAGACACGCTACAGCCAGAAGATTGGAGATGACCTAAGCGTGAGCATCTGGCTCAGCGATGGG GCGGTGGCTGGCTGTCGAGTGGCCACAGTGATCATGCAGTACGGCATCATAGCCAACTATTGCTGGTTGCTGGTAGAGGGTGTGTACCTGTACAGCCTGCTGAGCCTTGCCACCTTCCCAGAGAAGAGCTTCTTTTCCCTCTACCTGGGCATTGGCTGGG GAGCGCCCCTGCTGTTTGTCATCCCCTGGGTGGTGGTCAAGTGTCTGTTTGAGAATGTCCA GTGCTGGACCAGCAATGATAACATGGGCTTCTGGTGGATCTTGCGCATCCCTGTCTTCCTGGCCATACTG ATCAATTTTTTCATCTTTGTCCGCATTATTAACCTTCTTGTGGCCAAGCTGCGTGCCCATCAAATGCACTATGCTGACTACAAGTTCCG TCTAGCCAGGTCCACGCTGACTCTCATCCCTCTGCTGGGGGTCCATGAGGTGGTCTTTGCTCTTGTGACTGATGAGCATGCCCAGGGTACCCTGCGCTCCACCAAGCTCTTTTTCGACCTCTTCCTCAGTTCCTTCCAG GGTCTGCTGGTGGCTGTTCTCTACTGTTTCCTTAACAAGGAG GTGCAGGCAGAGCTGCTGCGGCGTTGGAGGCGATGGCGAGAGGGCAAAGCCCTTAAGGATGAACAGATGGCTATCAGCCATGGCAGCCACATGGCCCCTGCAGGGTCTAGTCCTGGTGATCCCAGTGAGAAACTTGAGCTTGTGAGTGCAGGCAGCAGCAACGGGACTGGCCATCATGAAGCCTCTGTGGAGATCTCCTTTGCCAGTAGTCTCTCAGGGTTGGCTGACAGCCACACCTGA
- the Mcrip1 gene encoding mapk-regulated corepressor-interacting protein 1, whose product MTSSPVSRVVYNGKRNSSPRSPTNSSEIFTPAHEENVRFIYEAWQGVERDLRSQLSGGERGLVEEYVEKVPNPSLKTFKPIDLSDLKRRNTQDAKKS is encoded by the exons ATGACCAG CTCTCCTGTCTCCAGAGTCGTCTACAATGGCAAGAGGAACAGCAGTCCCCGCTCCCCCACCAACAGCAGTGAGATCTTCACGCCAGCACACGAAGAGAATGTACGCTTCATTTATGAAG CCTGGCAGGGTGTTGAGCGAGACCTGCGCAGCCAGCTATCTGGTGGTGAGCGGGGCCTAGTGGAGGAATATGTGGAGAAGGTTCCCAACCCCAGCCTCAAGA CCTTCAAGCCCATCGATCTGAGTGACCTGAAGCGCAGGAACACGCAGGATGCCAAGAAGTCCTAG
- the Ppp1r27 gene encoding protein phosphatase 1 regulatory subunit 27: MPSRTARYARYSPRQRRRRLLADRSVRFPNDVLFLDHIRQGDLEQVGRFIRARKVSLDTIHPSGLAALHEAVLSGNLDCVKLLVKYGADIHQRDETGWTPLHIACSDGYPDIAKYLISLGADRDAANDDGDLPFDLIDPDFKDLVELFKGTSMD; the protein is encoded by the exons ATGCCCAGCAGAACTGCCCGCTATGCCCGCTACAGCCCCAGACAAAGGCGGCGGCGGCTGTTGGCTGATCGCAGTGTGCGTTTCCCTAATGATGTTCTCTTCTTGGACCATATCCGCCAAGGGGACCTGGAGCAGGTGGGGCGCTTTATCCGGGCTCGGAAAGTCTCTCTGGATACCATCCACCCCTCAG GACTGGCTGCCCTGCATGAAGCTGTGCTCTCTGGAAACCTGGACTGTGTGAAGTTGCTGGTCAAATATGGTGCTGACATTCACCAGCGGGATGAGACTGGCTGGACACCTCTGCATATTGCTTGCAGTGATGGGTACCCTGACATAGCCAA GTATCTCATCTCTTTGGGAGCAGACAGAGATGCAGCCAATGATGATGGCGATCTGCCCTTCGACCTTATTGATCCAGACTTCAAGGACTTGGTGGAACTCTTCAAAGGAACCAGCATGGACTGA